GGCGCAGACTGCCGGCTGGCAGGAGCTGGTTGGTCTCTTTTTTCAGCGCCAGGGCGATCGGTTCGGCGTAGGCGAGCCCTTCAGAGAGGAGGAACCGTCCTTTGACCCGTTTTTTTAGAGCCAGTCCCTTGCGCAGGTTCTCTTCTTTTTTAGCGCCAAAGCCCGGGAAACCTTTGAGCTTGCCGGCCCGGAGAAATTGCTCCAGCTTTTTGACCGAGTCGATCTTAAATTTTTTGTAAAGACGCATGGCGGTCTTCGGTCCGAGGGAGGGGATTGCCAATAAGTCGATAAAACCTTTAGGGAATTCTTTTTTTAGTTTCTGGTAAGTCTCGACCTTGCCGGTTCTGATGTAGCAAACGATCTTTTCGGCCAGGTCGCGGCCGATCCCGGGGAGCTCTGTTAAAGCGGCCGTCCCGCCGGCCCGATAGATGTCGGCCAGATTTTTAGAGAGGGCCTCGATCGTCCTGGCCGCTCTTTGGTAGGCCCTGATCTTGAACGGATTATCCTGTTTTAATTCCAGAAACTCGGCGATTTCCCCGAAAATTTTAACAAGCTCGGTGTTTTCCATTGTTTCACCACTCTGGCGGGATTATAACACACTTGACATTGAAAATTGTCGGGCGTATTATCGCAAATCATTGGAGGTAAAAAAATGATAAAAAAGTGTGCCCTGATTTTTACGTCCGTTTTTGTTTTATCGACGATAGCGTCGGCGCTGGAATTTTCGGCCGATGTGGTGACCAATTATAAGGGAAAGACCGGCCCGGCCAAATCTAAAATGTACATGGGGAACAATAAATGGCGGATGGAGAGCGAAGCGGCCGGCAAGAAATCCGTTTCGATCATACTGGCCGATAAAAAAATTGTCTGGGTCCTGATGCCGGAATCAAAGATGTATTTGGAGCAGAAGCTGACCCCGGACAAAATGATGGGGATGGGGGAAAAAGCGCCGGGGGAAGTGACCAGGAAAAAGATCGGCCGGGAAAAGGTTGACGGGATCATGTGCGATAAATACGAAGTGACCTATAAAGGACCGGACGGAGAGAGCAAGATGTACCAATGGCTTTCCAGCGACAACTGGCCGATCAAATCGGCGGCGGTCGATGGTTCCTGGTCAACCGAGTTTAAAAATCTCAAGAAAGGGGCTCAACCGGGCGCCTTGTTCACTATTCCGGCCGGGTACAAGAAAATGCCAATGCCTGACATGGGGAGCATGAAAGGGATGAAGCCGGAGGATATGCAGAAGATGATGAAAGGGTTCATGAAGTAAATATTATAATTATCGGAAAAACAGCCGGCTTAGCTCCGGCTGTTTTTTTTTATCCTTATGCTATAATAACTTCGTATGGAGAATGTCCTCTTAAATATCGATCTCCCGGGGGTAAAGCTCTTCAAAAGAGGGAAAGTTCGCGATGTTTTTGAGGTTGACGATAATCTACTGATCGTCGCAACTGATCGGATCTCCGCCTTTGATTTTATTATGCCGAATGGCATTCCGGACAAAGGAAAAATCCTCACGCAAATCTCGCTTTTTTGGTTTGATTTTACTAAAAACATTATCAAAAACCATCTCTTGGTCACAAATGCCGATGAATATCCGGCCCAGCTTCAGCCGTATAAAATCCAATTGTCCAAGCGCTCTGTGATCGCTAAAAAAGCTCAATTGATCCCGATAGAATGCATTGTGCGCGGCTATCTTTCCGGTTCCGGCTGGAAAGAGTACCAAAAATCGGAGTCGATCTGCGGGCTTAAGCTCCCGGCCGGCTTAAAAGAGTCCGCCAAGCTCCCCGAGCCGATCTTTACCCCGACGACCAAAGCGGAGCAGGGACACGACGAGAACATTACCCAAGAACAGGTTCGCGATCAGATAGGGGCTTCAGCGGCCGCGGAGATCAAAGAAAAAAGTCTGGCGCTTTATCGGGCCTGCGCTGATTACGCCGCGAAAAAAGGGATCATCATCGCCGATACCAAGTTTGAATTCGGCTATTTTGACAACGAGATCATCATTATCGACGAAATGCTTACTCCGGATTCTTCCCGCTTCTGGCCGAGCGAGCGCTACCAGGTTGGACGATCACAGCCGAGTTACGACAAACAATTCGTCCGCGATTATCTCGAGTCCATAGGGTGGAACAAAGAGCCGCCCGCTCCCAAACTACCCGAGGAGGTGGTGCAGAGGACCAGGGAAAAGTATCTCGAAGCCTTCCAGAAACTAACCGGGAAGGCTGTTCTATAGGAGGTTAACCATGGATATCGGAAAAGCGTTTGTTGATTCCTGGAATAATTATATTAAGAACTTTGTGGTCGTATTGCTGGCCGCGATCGTTTCTTCACTGCTCGGGTTCCTGATCGCTCCGATGGTCGGTTTTCAGATGATGTTCGTCAAGGCCAAAAGAGGGGGCGAGATCGCGTTTAACGATGTTTTTGCCC
This window of the Candidatus Margulisiibacteriota bacterium genome carries:
- a CDS encoding phosphoribosylaminoimidazolesuccinocarboxamide synthase translates to MENVLLNIDLPGVKLFKRGKVRDVFEVDDNLLIVATDRISAFDFIMPNGIPDKGKILTQISLFWFDFTKNIIKNHLLVTNADEYPAQLQPYKIQLSKRSVIAKKAQLIPIECIVRGYLSGSGWKEYQKSESICGLKLPAGLKESAKLPEPIFTPTTKAEQGHDENITQEQVRDQIGASAAAEIKEKSLALYRACADYAAKKGIIIADTKFEFGYFDNEIIIIDEMLTPDSSRFWPSERYQVGRSQPSYDKQFVRDYLESIGWNKEPPAPKLPEEVVQRTREKYLEAFQKLTGKAVL
- a CDS encoding DUF4412 domain-containing protein, coding for MIKKCALIFTSVFVLSTIASALEFSADVVTNYKGKTGPAKSKMYMGNNKWRMESEAAGKKSVSIILADKKIVWVLMPESKMYLEQKLTPDKMMGMGEKAPGEVTRKKIGREKVDGIMCDKYEVTYKGPDGESKMYQWLSSDNWPIKSAAVDGSWSTEFKNLKKGAQPGALFTIPAGYKKMPMPDMGSMKGMKPEDMQKMMKGFMK